From Sporohalobacter salinus, one genomic window encodes:
- a CDS encoding cold-shock protein, whose product MKTGTVKWFDGKKGYGFIEVPGEDDVFVHFSAIEEEGFKTLEEGQEVQFKVVEGEKGPQAEEVTKI is encoded by the coding sequence ATGAAAACAGGAACAGTAAAGTGGTTTGATGGGAAAAAGGGTTATGGATTTATTGAAGTACCAGGGGAAGATGATGTTTTTGTACACTTTTCAGCAATTGAAGAAGAAGGATTCAAGACATTAGAAGAAGGGCAAGAAGTGCAATTTAAAGTAGTAGAGGGCGAGAAAGGTCCTCAAGCTGAAGAAGTAACTAAAATATAA